A genomic stretch from Pelodiscus sinensis isolate JC-2024 chromosome 23, ASM4963464v1, whole genome shotgun sequence includes:
- the FAM131C gene encoding LOW QUALITY PROTEIN: protein FAM131C (The sequence of the model RefSeq protein was modified relative to this genomic sequence to represent the inferred CDS: inserted 5 bases in 3 codons) — MGSCVSREFFTSAQKEYSISRHSRQPACSPSAPHESQEVPASTLGKDNCKENQMDFCWDPLQKCFKTSNGTLSDAKSGSSGYNVMTLATSSLVGLVQTIKDDITKPXRMVHGRVAHLIEWKGWNAPPAGWEPWLTEEEHYSYLTDEPRCVWVAEQFAITVATLSAWSSLEEEEMNYGSSSQEIIQLQDLESIYLQEKLLPSPQVINSRNVEDSLPASSSSTHTSPTARGHPGAEKWNSRHIFPGDLPHGPPXADSSEKELACTGPERESTTSICQKRLSNSLXYADSSSLSEDEVFYN; from the exons ATGGGCTCCTGCGTGTCCCGAG AATTCTTCACAAGTGCCCAGAAGGAATATTCCATCTCCAGACACAGCAGGCAACCAGCGTGTTCTCCTTCTGCCCCCCATGAGAGCCAGGAAGTACCTGCATCCACCCTGGGGAAGGACAACTGCAAG GAAAACCAGATGGATTTCTGCTGGGACCCTCTGCAG AAATGTTTCAAAACATCCAATGGGACGCTCTCTGATGCCAAGTCTGGCTCGAGTGGTTACAACGTGATGACCCTGGCAACCTCCTCTCTGGTGG GATTAGTCCAGACCATAAAGGACGACATCACCAAGCC CCGCATGGTTCACGGCCGGGTGGCCCATCTCATCGAGTGGAAAGGCTGGAATGCCCCCCCGGCAGGCTGGGAGCCGTGGCTGACAGAGGAAGAGCACTATTCCTACCTCACAGATGAGccgaggtgtgtgt GGGTCGCTGAGCAATTTGCCATCACTGTGGCCACCCTGAGTGCCTGGTCCTCATTGGAGGAAGAGGAAATGAATTACGGGAGCAGCTCCCAGGAGATCATACAGCTTCAAG ACCTGGAGAGCATCTACCTgcaggagaagctgctgccaaGTCCCCAGGTAATAAATAGCCGCAACGTGGAAGacagcctgcctgcctcctcgtcctccacacacacctccccGACAGCCCGGGGGCACCCTGGAGCAGAGAAATGGAATTCTAGACACATCTTCCCCGGGGATCTCCCCCATGGCCCCCC GGCAGACAGCTCGGAGAAGGAGCTGGCCTGCACAGGGCCAGAGCGGGAGAGCACGACCAGCATCTGCCAGAAGCGGCTCAGCAACTCCC CCTATGCGGACAGCAGCTCCCTCTCTGAGGACGAAGTGTTTTATAACTAG